The proteins below are encoded in one region of Pseudomonas ekonensis:
- a CDS encoding HD domain-containing protein: protein MNANARFTHMKDGTREDWAIIAADFSAYARQLPGRILAHLKLLEGDFGGFAVDRLTHSLQTATRAWRDGRDEEYVVCALLHDIGDTLGSYNHPDIAAAILKPFVSAENLWMVEKHGIFQGYYFFHHLGMDRHLREQFKGHAQYQATVEFCARYDAAAFDPAYDTLPLSFFEPMLERVFAAPKNSIYKAAMQEHTPA, encoded by the coding sequence ATGAACGCCAACGCCCGCTTCACCCACATGAAGGACGGCACCCGGGAAGACTGGGCGATCATCGCCGCCGATTTCAGCGCCTACGCCCGCCAGTTGCCCGGCCGGATCCTGGCGCACCTCAAGTTGCTGGAAGGGGATTTCGGCGGGTTTGCGGTGGATCGCCTCACCCACTCCCTGCAGACCGCGACCCGCGCCTGGCGCGACGGCCGCGACGAGGAGTACGTGGTCTGCGCCCTGCTCCACGACATCGGCGACACCCTCGGCTCCTACAACCACCCGGACATCGCCGCGGCGATCCTCAAGCCGTTCGTCAGCGCCGAGAACCTGTGGATGGTGGAAAAGCACGGCATCTTCCAGGGCTATTACTTCTTCCATCACCTGGGCATGGACCGGCACCTGCGCGAGCAGTTCAAGGGGCATGCCCAGTATCAGGCGACGGTGGAATTCTGCGCCCGCTATGACGCCGCCGCGTTCGACCCGGCCTATGACACGCTGCCGCTGAGCTTCTTCGAACCGATGCTGGAGCGGGTGTTCGCTGCGCCGAAGAATTCGATCTACAAGGCGGCGATGCAGGAACACACACCGGCCTGA
- a CDS encoding patatin-like phospholipase family protein, giving the protein MRRLLICLLLGFLPLLAHADETARPKVGLVLSGGAARGLAHIGVLKALEEQGIKIDAIAGTSMGAVVGGLYASGYKIDELEKLALSIDWQQALSDAPPREDVPFRRKQDDRDFLVKQKLSFRDDGSLGLPLGVIQGQNLALMLESLLAHTSDTRDFDKLPIPFRAVATDIADGEKVVFRKGHLPQVIRASMSIPAVFAPVELDGRLLVDGGMTDNIPLDVAREMGVDVAIVVDIGTPLRNRKQLATVVDVLNQSITLMTRRNSEEQLAALHPGDVLIQPPLASFGVTDFGRAQEMIDAGYRATRILDARLARLKPSQPQDTELAAARSPGQRTPVITAIRVENDSKVGDDVIRYYIRQRIGEPLDLGRLQTDMGTLYGLDYFEQVQYRVVHKGPDHTLVISARGKRSGTDYLRIGLNLSDDMRGDSAFNLGASYRVNGINRLGAEWLTRAQIGDKQELYTEFYQPLDVGSRYFLAPYAAFAAQNVDSVLDNDPIAQYRVERYGFGLNVGRQIGNSGEVRLGIGEAWGKADVRIGDQNQPGEHFNEGFYALKYSFDSLDNVYFPHEGEDIGLTLAQFEPGLGSDTRYRQWEFKLDKAMSHGPDTLVLGGRYGRTLDDANVVVSSFLLGGARQLSGFREDAVSGQNVSLMRAVYYRRLTPRSFLPLDFPLYAGASLERGRAWNNDNEFDSGYINAASVFIGFDTPLGPLNFSYGLNDADEQAVYLNLGQTF; this is encoded by the coding sequence ATGCGTCGCCTTCTGATCTGCCTGCTGCTTGGTTTCCTTCCGCTGCTTGCCCATGCCGATGAAACGGCGCGGCCCAAGGTCGGCCTGGTGCTGTCCGGCGGCGCGGCCCGGGGGCTGGCGCACATCGGCGTGCTCAAGGCCCTGGAGGAGCAAGGCATCAAGATCGACGCGATCGCCGGCACCAGCATGGGGGCGGTGGTCGGCGGCCTCTACGCCTCGGGCTACAAGATCGACGAACTGGAGAAGCTCGCCCTGTCCATCGACTGGCAGCAGGCGCTGTCCGACGCGCCGCCCCGGGAGGACGTGCCGTTCCGGCGCAAGCAGGACGACCGCGACTTCCTGGTGAAACAGAAGCTCAGCTTCCGCGACGACGGCAGCCTCGGTCTGCCGCTGGGGGTGATCCAGGGCCAGAACCTGGCGCTGATGCTCGAAAGCCTGCTGGCCCACACCAGCGACACCCGAGACTTCGACAAACTGCCGATCCCGTTCCGCGCCGTGGCCACCGACATCGCCGACGGCGAGAAGGTGGTGTTCCGCAAGGGCCACCTGCCCCAGGTGATCCGCGCCAGCATGTCGATCCCGGCGGTGTTCGCCCCGGTCGAACTGGACGGCCGCCTGCTGGTGGACGGCGGCATGACCGACAACATTCCCCTCGACGTGGCCCGGGAAATGGGGGTCGATGTCGCCATCGTCGTCGACATCGGCACCCCGCTGCGCAACCGCAAGCAACTGGCCACGGTGGTCGATGTGCTGAACCAGTCCATCACGCTGATGACCCGGCGCAACTCCGAAGAGCAACTGGCGGCGTTGCACCCCGGCGACGTGCTGATCCAGCCGCCGCTGGCGAGCTTCGGCGTCACCGATTTCGGCCGCGCCCAAGAGATGATCGACGCCGGCTACCGCGCCACCCGGATCCTCGACGCCCGCCTGGCCCGCCTCAAGCCCTCCCAACCCCAGGACACCGAACTGGCCGCCGCCCGTTCACCGGGCCAGCGCACGCCGGTGATCACGGCGATCCGGGTCGAGAACGACTCGAAGGTCGGCGACGACGTGATCCGCTACTACATCCGCCAGCGCATCGGCGAACCGCTGGACCTGGGCCGCCTGCAGACCGACATGGGCACGCTGTACGGCCTGGACTACTTCGAGCAGGTGCAGTACCGCGTGGTGCACAAGGGGCCGGACCACACGCTGGTGATCAGCGCCCGCGGCAAGCGCAGCGGCACCGACTACCTGCGCATCGGCCTCAACCTGTCCGACGACATGCGCGGCGACAGCGCCTTCAACCTCGGCGCCAGCTATCGGGTCAACGGCATCAACCGCCTCGGCGCCGAATGGCTGACCCGCGCGCAGATCGGCGACAAGCAGGAGCTGTACACCGAGTTCTATCAGCCGCTGGACGTCGGCTCGCGCTACTTCCTCGCGCCCTACGCGGCGTTCGCGGCGCAGAACGTCGACTCGGTGCTCGACAACGACCCGATCGCCCAATACCGCGTCGAGCGCTATGGCTTCGGCCTCAATGTCGGCCGGCAGATCGGCAACAGCGGCGAGGTGCGGCTGGGCATCGGCGAGGCCTGGGGCAAGGCCGACGTGCGCATCGGCGACCAGAACCAGCCCGGCGAACACTTCAACGAAGGTTTCTATGCGCTCAAGTATTCGTTCGACTCGCTGGACAACGTGTACTTCCCCCACGAGGGCGAGGACATCGGCCTGACCCTGGCGCAGTTCGAGCCGGGCCTGGGTTCCGACACCCGTTACCGGCAATGGGAGTTCAAACTGGACAAGGCCATGAGCCACGGCCCGGACACCCTGGTGCTCGGCGGCCGCTACGGCCGCACCCTGGACGATGCCAACGTGGTGGTCTCCAGCTTCCTGCTCGGCGGCGCACGGCAGTTGTCCGGATTCCGCGAAGATGCGGTCTCCGGCCAGAACGTCAGCCTGATGCGCGCCGTGTACTACCGTCGCCTGACCCCGCGCTCGTTCCTGCCGCTGGACTTCCCGCTGTACGCCGGCGCCTCGCTGGAGCGCGGCCGGGCCTGGAACAACGACAACGAATTCGACAGCGGCTACATCAACGCGGCCAGCGTGTTCATCGGGTTCGACACACCATTGGGGCCGCTGAACTTCAGCTATGGGTTGAACGATGCGGATGAGCAGGCGGTTTATCTGAATCTGGGGCAGACGTTCTGA
- a CDS encoding Mpo1-like protein, whose translation MDTLKPFSSFAEFYPYYLSEHSNSACRRLHFAGTTLVLLILALAIAQGAWLLLLALPLAGYGFAWVGHFFFEKNRPATFQHPFYSLLGDFVMYRDMLLGRVPF comes from the coding sequence GTGGACACCCTCAAGCCTTTCAGCAGCTTCGCCGAGTTCTATCCGTATTACCTCAGCGAGCACAGCAACAGCGCCTGCCGGCGCCTGCATTTCGCCGGCACCACACTGGTGCTGTTGATTCTGGCGCTGGCCATCGCCCAGGGCGCGTGGCTGCTGTTGCTGGCGCTGCCGCTGGCCGGCTACGGCTTCGCCTGGGTCGGGCATTTCTTTTTCGAGAAGAACCGCCCCGCCACCTTCCAGCATCCGTTCTACAGCCTGCTCGGCGACTTCGTCATGTACCGCGACATGCTCCTGGGCCGCGTGCCGTTCTAG
- a CDS encoding MarR family transcriptional regulator, producing the protein MPLTDQHRFGMQLAQMSRGWRAELDRRLAGMGLSQARWLVLLHLARFDEAPTQRELAQSVGVEGPTLARLLDSLESQGLVQRQSVMEDRRAKKIVLCPPARPLIDQIETIATQLRHELFEGVDDADLKVCMRVHAHILGNLEKS; encoded by the coding sequence ATGCCGTTAACCGATCAACACCGCTTTGGCATGCAACTGGCGCAGATGTCCCGTGGGTGGCGTGCCGAACTGGATCGCCGGCTGGCCGGCATGGGCCTGTCCCAGGCGCGCTGGCTGGTGCTGCTGCACCTGGCGCGCTTCGACGAGGCGCCGACCCAGCGTGAGCTGGCGCAGAGCGTCGGCGTCGAAGGGCCGACCCTGGCCCGCCTGCTCGACAGCCTGGAAAGCCAGGGGCTGGTGCAACGCCAGTCCGTGATGGAAGACCGTCGGGCGAAAAAGATCGTGCTGTGTCCCCCGGCCCGGCCGTTGATCGACCAGATCGAAACCATCGCCACGCAATTGCGCCATGAACTGTTCGAGGGTGTGGACGACGCGGACCTGAAGGTCTGCATGCGTGTTCACGCGCACATTCTGGGCAACCTGGAAAAATCCTGA
- a CDS encoding AraC family transcriptional regulator produces the protein MRPILTLRHYTHDLIVHSHDHAQLVFGLSGALDFEVEGCGSQVRQQSFVVVPGGARHACGSPDGSRCLVLDVPEGPWVADSLGDHADASRRLLERPGRLTLDSGQSQLVSWLANSPIGDPLIARQGAVLLLASLNSARPAELAARRLPYAALDAHIEQYAAYPLQVADLARVAGLSSARLHARFVAECGQTPMDYIRSRRLHKAAGLLRDTALPIGEIASRVGYSSQSAFAAAMLREFGASPGNLRREAGDKGR, from the coding sequence ATGCGACCGATCCTGACCCTGCGCCACTACACACACGACCTGATCGTCCACAGCCACGACCACGCGCAACTGGTGTTCGGCCTGTCCGGCGCGCTGGACTTCGAGGTCGAAGGCTGCGGCAGCCAGGTGCGCCAGCAGAGTTTCGTGGTGGTTCCCGGCGGTGCCCGCCACGCCTGCGGCAGCCCCGACGGCAGCCGCTGCCTGGTGCTGGACGTGCCCGAGGGGCCGTGGGTCGCCGACTCGCTGGGCGACCACGCCGACGCCAGCCGCCGCCTGCTTGAGCGCCCCGGGCGCCTGACGCTGGACAGCGGCCAGAGCCAGTTGGTCAGTTGGCTGGCCAACAGCCCGATCGGCGATCCCTTGATCGCCCGCCAGGGCGCGGTCCTGCTGCTGGCCAGCCTGAACAGCGCCCGCCCCGCCGAACTCGCCGCCCGGCGCCTGCCCTACGCGGCGCTGGATGCGCACATCGAGCAGTACGCCGCCTACCCGTTGCAGGTGGCCGACCTGGCGCGGGTCGCCGGCCTGTCCAGCGCCCGCCTGCATGCGCGCTTCGTCGCCGAATGCGGGCAGACGCCGATGGACTACATCCGCAGCCGTCGCCTGCACAAGGCCGCCGGCCTGTTGCGCGACACCGCCCTGCCCATCGGCGAAATCGCCAGCCGGGTCGGCTACAGCTCCCAGAGCGCCTTCGCCGCCGCCATGCTGCGCGAGTTCGGCGCCTCGCCCGGCAACCTGCGCCGCGAGGCCGGCGACAAAGGACGATAG
- a CDS encoding SelT/SelW/SelH family protein yields MSAPRPEIVITYCTQCQWLLRAAWLAQELLSTFADDLGKVSLVPGTGGVFHIACDGVQIWERKADGGFPEAKVLKQRVRDRIDPDRDLGHNDRTQ; encoded by the coding sequence ATGTCCGCCCCAAGACCGGAAATCGTCATCACCTATTGCACCCAATGCCAGTGGCTGCTGCGCGCCGCCTGGCTGGCGCAGGAGCTGCTCAGCACGTTTGCCGACGATTTGGGCAAGGTGTCGCTGGTGCCGGGCACCGGCGGGGTGTTCCACATCGCCTGCGACGGCGTGCAGATCTGGGAGCGCAAGGCCGACGGCGGCTTCCCCGAGGCCAAGGTGCTCAAGCAGCGGGTGCGCGACCGGATCGACCCCGACCGCGACCTCGGCCACAACGACCGCACTCAGTGA
- a CDS encoding DMT family transporter, giving the protein MTPRTALGALHIGALMFGLTGVFGKLAAATPAVIVFGRAAFAVVALAFFARIASQNAWQRLQAADWRRLALGGVLLAGHWVSFFLAVKVAGVAIATLGFASFPAFTVILEGLVFRERIRTNEIVLVALVSVGLVLVTPAFDLASGATAGLLWAVLSGLLFSLLSLTNRAGSGRIPAVQAALCQNVVVALCLLPVAAPQLGGVRAMDWLWIALLGVFCTGVAHSLFVASLAVIKARTAAVVFALEPVYGITVAWLLFDEDPTLRMLAGGALIIVAIVVSSRLSGGSGKNAVGAQAPSH; this is encoded by the coding sequence ATGACTCCCCGCACAGCCCTCGGCGCCCTGCACATCGGCGCACTGATGTTCGGCCTGACCGGCGTGTTCGGCAAACTCGCCGCCGCCACGCCTGCGGTCATCGTGTTCGGACGCGCCGCCTTCGCCGTCGTCGCCCTGGCGTTCTTCGCCCGGATCGCCAGCCAGAACGCCTGGCAACGGCTCCAGGCGGCGGACTGGCGCCGCCTCGCCCTCGGCGGCGTGCTGCTGGCCGGGCACTGGGTGAGTTTCTTCCTGGCGGTGAAGGTCGCCGGGGTGGCGATCGCGACCCTGGGCTTCGCCAGTTTCCCGGCGTTCACTGTGATCCTCGAAGGGCTGGTCTTCCGCGAGCGGATCCGCACCAACGAAATCGTGCTGGTGGCGCTGGTGAGCGTCGGCCTGGTGCTGGTGACGCCGGCGTTCGACCTGGCCAGCGGAGCCACCGCCGGCCTGCTCTGGGCGGTCCTGTCGGGCCTGCTGTTTTCCCTGCTGTCGCTGACCAACCGCGCCGGTTCCGGACGCATCCCCGCAGTGCAGGCGGCGCTGTGCCAGAACGTGGTGGTGGCGCTGTGTCTATTGCCGGTGGCGGCGCCGCAGCTGGGCGGCGTGCGGGCCATGGACTGGCTGTGGATCGCCCTGCTCGGGGTGTTCTGCACCGGCGTCGCCCACAGCCTGTTCGTCGCCAGCCTGGCGGTGATCAAGGCCCGCACTGCCGCCGTGGTGTTCGCCCTGGAGCCGGTGTACGGCATCACCGTCGCCTGGCTGCTGTTCGATGAGGACCCGACCTTGCGCATGCTGGCCGGCGGCGCGTTGATCATCGTCGCCATCGTGGTGTCGAGCCGGCTGTCAGGCGGCTCGGGCAAGAACGCCGTCGGGGCCCAGGCGCCGTCTCACTGA
- a CDS encoding FimV/HubP family polar landmark protein, which produces MLGSRHVVLRCARPLVLAGVLVWSTASLALGLGDITVHSGLDQPFKADIALLDVGGLSQSELSVSLATADEFSRAGVERVFFLNDLKFTPILRGDRNLIRVTSGKPVNEPFLNFLVQVNQPNGRLLREYTVLIDPPGSPGIVPATDEPDVRAQDSGFPTPEAPAPTAPGKPAAQPVASAPPAPAAPANDALAEQLAASVLQNQQLQKSLDELNTRLQAQDIQIADGKKQLSDLQARLTELQQAPPPPVAAPAPAAVAAPVEPQEHSSDWPLYGGLLVLLGALVAGLFVLRRRRQATQAQAAQPAPAQRNEPQVEGGGTSRPAALHHAAEHREESGAGQVLEAVGIYLAYGRLAEAAGLLRDALDKEPERTDLGLQLLEVLGRQGDGAAYDEQESHLRGQGVAEPALQDVRSRCPKLAPVAPLAPVAPPTPVAPLVQAAAMTAAIPVVTAPPTEPEDNFELDIGDLSMDSSWDLDDERPAEPVSQETSTLGDTLEILPQDFELPQDADAEAEELEWIAEPQEPTLDEDFLNAFGDPGKPPGPPAGAGKLEQAQTCIDDGDIDSAIALLNELLKEGDEPLRQTARTLLAGIR; this is translated from the coding sequence ATGCTCGGAAGTCGGCACGTGGTACTGCGTTGCGCCCGCCCGCTGGTGTTGGCCGGCGTGCTTGTCTGGTCAACCGCCTCCTTGGCGCTGGGGCTCGGTGACATCACCGTGCATTCGGGCCTCGATCAGCCGTTCAAGGCCGACATCGCCTTGCTGGACGTCGGCGGGCTCAGCCAAAGCGAACTGTCGGTCAGCCTGGCCACGGCCGACGAGTTCAGCCGGGCCGGGGTCGAGCGGGTGTTCTTCCTCAATGACCTCAAGTTCACCCCGATCCTGCGGGGCGACCGCAACCTGATCCGGGTGACGTCCGGCAAACCGGTCAACGAACCTTTCCTGAATTTCCTGGTGCAGGTCAATCAACCCAACGGCCGCTTGCTGCGCGAATACACGGTGCTGATCGACCCGCCGGGCTCGCCGGGCATCGTGCCGGCCACCGACGAACCGGACGTGCGCGCCCAGGACTCCGGCTTTCCGACCCCCGAAGCGCCTGCGCCCACCGCCCCCGGCAAGCCTGCGGCCCAACCGGTCGCCAGCGCGCCGCCCGCGCCCGCAGCGCCCGCCAACGACGCGTTGGCCGAACAACTGGCGGCCAGCGTCCTGCAGAACCAGCAACTACAGAAATCCCTTGATGAGCTGAACACCAGGCTTCAGGCCCAGGACATCCAGATCGCTGACGGCAAGAAGCAGCTCAGCGACCTGCAGGCCCGCCTGACCGAGCTTCAGCAGGCCCCGCCCCCGCCGGTGGCGGCACCTGCGCCTGCGGCGGTCGCCGCCCCGGTCGAGCCCCAGGAGCACTCGAGCGATTGGCCGTTGTACGGCGGATTGCTAGTGCTGCTGGGCGCACTGGTGGCCGGCCTGTTCGTGTTGCGTCGGCGCCGGCAGGCGACGCAAGCCCAGGCTGCGCAGCCGGCCCCGGCGCAGCGCAATGAACCCCAGGTTGAAGGGGGCGGTACATCCCGGCCCGCTGCGCTTCACCACGCCGCCGAACACCGTGAGGAATCCGGCGCCGGCCAGGTGCTGGAGGCGGTCGGCATCTATCTGGCCTACGGGCGGCTGGCCGAAGCGGCCGGCCTGCTGCGTGACGCGCTGGACAAGGAGCCGGAACGCACCGACCTCGGCCTGCAATTGCTTGAGGTGCTGGGCCGGCAAGGCGATGGCGCCGCCTATGACGAACAGGAAAGCCACCTGCGCGGGCAGGGGGTGGCGGAACCGGCGTTGCAGGACGTTCGCAGCCGTTGCCCGAAACTGGCTCCGGTCGCGCCGCTGGCCCCTGTCGCGCCCCCGACGCCTGTCGCGCCGCTTGTGCAGGCCGCGGCCATGACGGCGGCGATACCGGTTGTCACGGCACCGCCGACGGAGCCCGAGGACAATTTCGAGCTGGATATCGGCGATCTGTCGATGGATTCAAGCTGGGATCTGGACGACGAACGGCCCGCCGAGCCGGTTTCACAGGAGACGTCCACGCTGGGCGACACCCTGGAGATTCTGCCTCAGGATTTCGAACTGCCCCAGGACGCCGATGCCGAAGCGGAGGAGCTGGAATGGATCGCTGAACCGCAGGAGCCGACGCTGGACGAGGACTTCCTCAACGCGTTCGGCGACCCCGGCAAACCGCCCGGTCCGCCGGCCGGTGCCGGGAAACTGGAACAGGCTCAGACCTGCATCGACGACGGCGACATCGACAGCGCCATCGCCCTGCTCAACGAGTTGCTCAAGGAGGGCGACGAACCGCTCAGGCAGACGGCGCGGACGCTGTTGGCGGGGATCCGCTGA
- a CDS encoding AraC family transcriptional regulator → MSERTTSSSWAMGIVKALEMDGLDCRVLFRQLGLDYAALDDPDARFPQDSMTRLWQRAVELSGNPAIGLNMGKVVRPASFHVAGYALMSSNTLAEGFQRLVRYQRIIAESADLSFRLLDEGYALILTVHGDHLPPTRQSAEASLACALSLCGWLTGRTLHPRKVLVQGDEPDDLEPYRQAFHAPLVFNAPYDALIFERADMEAPLPTANEAMALLHDRFAGEYLARFSESRVTHKARQVLCRLLPQGEPKRDAVAQTLHLSQRTLQRRLQEEGTSFQQLLDDTRRELAEQYLAQPNMTLLEIAYLLGFADPSNFFRAFRRWFDTTPGDYRARLLDAPNAVSDARTPECTAQTP, encoded by the coding sequence ATGAGCGAACGAACGACTTCATCAAGCTGGGCGATGGGGATTGTCAAGGCACTGGAAATGGACGGCCTGGATTGCCGGGTTCTGTTCAGGCAACTGGGGCTCGACTACGCGGCGCTGGACGATCCGGACGCACGCTTCCCGCAGGATTCCATGACCCGTCTGTGGCAGCGGGCGGTCGAGCTGTCGGGCAATCCGGCGATCGGCCTGAACATGGGCAAGGTGGTGCGCCCGGCCTCCTTCCATGTCGCCGGCTATGCGCTGATGTCCAGCAACACCCTGGCCGAAGGCTTTCAGCGGCTGGTGCGTTATCAGCGGATCATCGCCGAAAGCGCCGACCTGAGTTTCCGTCTGCTCGACGAAGGCTATGCGCTGATCCTGACGGTGCACGGCGACCACCTGCCGCCGACCCGCCAGAGCGCCGAGGCCTCGCTGGCCTGCGCTTTGAGCCTGTGTGGCTGGCTGACCGGGCGCACCCTGCACCCGCGCAAGGTGCTGGTGCAGGGCGACGAGCCGGACGACCTGGAGCCCTATCGGCAGGCCTTCCACGCGCCGCTGGTGTTCAACGCGCCGTACGATGCGCTGATCTTCGAGCGTGCCGACATGGAAGCGCCGCTGCCCACCGCCAACGAAGCGATGGCGCTGCTGCACGACCGGTTCGCCGGGGAGTACCTGGCGCGGTTCTCCGAAAGCCGCGTGACCCACAAGGCGCGTCAGGTGCTGTGCCGCCTGCTGCCCCAGGGCGAGCCCAAGCGCGATGCGGTGGCGCAGACCCTGCACCTGTCGCAGCGCACCTTGCAGCGCCGCCTGCAGGAAGAGGGCACCAGCTTCCAGCAGTTGCTCGACGATACCCGCCGCGAACTGGCCGAGCAGTACCTGGCGCAGCCGAACATGACCTTGCTGGAGATCGCCTACCTGCTGGGGTTCGCCGACCCGAGCAATTTCTTCCGCGCCTTCCGCCGCTGGTTCGACACCACCCCCGGCGACTACCGCGCCCGCCTGCTGGACGCGCCGAACGCGGTCAGTGACGCCAGAACGCCGGAATGCACAGCACAAACACCGTGA
- a CDS encoding UDP-2,3-diacylglucosamine diphosphatase has product MTSAELARPSRKQRVRTLWISDVHLGTRDCQAEHLSQFLKGYHADKVYLVGDIIDGWKLRGGMYWPQAHTNVIRRLLTMSKRGTEVIYVTGNHDEFLRRYSKLILGNIQLVDEAVHVTADGRHLLVIHGDQFDVITRYHRWLAFLGDSAYEFTLTLNRWLNHWRAKYGYGYWSLSAYLKHKVKTAVNFISDFEEAIAHECVKRELHGVVCGHIHHAEIRKVGEVDYLNCGDWVESCTALIEHWDGTIELYRLADAQAREAQLKAAKVAELA; this is encoded by the coding sequence ATGACCAGCGCCGAGCTCGCCAGACCCAGCCGTAAACAACGGGTGCGCACTTTGTGGATCTCCGATGTGCACCTGGGCACGCGGGATTGCCAGGCCGAGCACCTGTCGCAGTTCCTCAAGGGCTACCATGCCGACAAGGTCTACCTGGTCGGCGACATCATCGACGGCTGGAAACTGCGCGGCGGCATGTACTGGCCCCAGGCGCACACCAACGTGATCCGCCGCCTGCTGACCATGAGCAAGCGCGGCACCGAGGTGATCTACGTCACCGGCAACCACGACGAATTCCTGCGCCGCTATTCGAAGCTGATCCTGGGCAACATCCAGCTGGTGGACGAAGCGGTGCACGTCACCGCCGACGGCCGGCACCTGCTGGTGATCCACGGCGACCAGTTCGACGTGATCACCCGCTATCACCGCTGGCTGGCGTTCCTCGGCGACTCGGCCTACGAATTCACCCTGACCCTCAACCGCTGGCTCAACCACTGGCGGGCGAAGTACGGCTACGGCTACTGGTCGCTGTCGGCCTACCTCAAGCACAAGGTGAAGACGGCGGTGAACTTCATCAGCGACTTCGAGGAAGCCATCGCCCACGAGTGCGTCAAGCGCGAGCTGCACGGGGTGGTCTGCGGCCACATCCACCATGCCGAGATCCGCAAGGTGGGCGAGGTGGACTACCTCAACTGCGGCGATTGGGTGGAATCGTGCACGGCGCTGATCGAGCACTGGGACGGCACCATCGAGCTGTACCGGCTGGCGGATGCGCAGGCGCGGGAGGCGCAACTGAAGGCGGCCAAGGTGGCTGAGCTGGCTTAG